One part of the Edaphobacter acidisoli genome encodes these proteins:
- a CDS encoding glycoside hydrolase family 27 protein: MRTFVALTIAFVTAVIPVYGQAGIAATPPMGWNSWNHFAGHVTDADVRAAADELVSTGMRDAGYVYVNVDDTWQGKRDADGVLHPNDRFPDMKALGDYIHSKGLKFGIYSSPGAKTCGGYEGSLGHEAQDAKMYAAWGVDFLKYDLCSFQDNMHKAEAEHPDDPNAANALMVAAYKKMGDALKATGRPIVYSLCQYGVDQPWKWGPGLGANMWRTTDDINDTYGRMIAIGFSQAGLAKYAGPGHWNDPDMLEVGNGGMTEDEYKTHMSLWVLLAAPLLAGNDLTKMSEADKSILMNKEAIAIDQDALGKQGDRLYESGDLDVWTKPLSGGRVAVGLFNRSWSVRDVSVDLEKIGFKGNAKVWNVWQGKDMGRRSGVYTSRIPKHGVTLLVVSK, from the coding sequence ATGCGTACTTTTGTGGCTCTTACGATTGCTTTTGTAACCGCTGTCATTCCGGTTTACGGCCAGGCGGGCATTGCTGCCACGCCGCCGATGGGATGGAACAGCTGGAACCACTTTGCCGGGCACGTGACGGATGCCGATGTTCGCGCCGCTGCTGACGAACTTGTGAGCACCGGAATGCGCGATGCCGGGTACGTCTACGTGAACGTGGACGACACGTGGCAGGGCAAGCGGGATGCGGACGGGGTTCTGCATCCGAACGATCGGTTTCCGGATATGAAGGCGCTGGGGGATTACATCCACTCCAAGGGGTTGAAGTTTGGCATCTACTCTTCGCCCGGGGCAAAGACGTGTGGAGGTTATGAAGGAAGTCTGGGGCATGAGGCCCAGGATGCGAAGATGTATGCCGCCTGGGGCGTGGATTTTCTGAAGTATGACCTGTGCTCGTTTCAGGACAACATGCACAAGGCGGAGGCTGAGCATCCGGACGATCCGAATGCAGCGAATGCGCTGATGGTTGCGGCATACAAGAAGATGGGAGATGCACTGAAGGCGACGGGCCGACCGATTGTGTACAGCCTTTGCCAGTATGGGGTGGATCAGCCGTGGAAGTGGGGCCCGGGGCTGGGCGCGAATATGTGGCGAACGACGGATGACATCAACGATACGTATGGCCGGATGATTGCCATCGGATTCAGCCAGGCAGGCCTGGCGAAGTATGCGGGGCCGGGACACTGGAACGATCCGGACATGCTGGAGGTGGGTAACGGCGGGATGACCGAGGATGAGTACAAGACGCACATGAGCCTGTGGGTACTGCTGGCTGCGCCACTGCTGGCGGGCAATGATCTGACGAAGATGTCGGAGGCAGACAAGAGCATTCTGATGAACAAGGAAGCGATTGCGATTGATCAGGATGCGCTGGGCAAGCAAGGAGACCGCCTGTATGAGAGCGGCGACCTGGATGTGTGGACTAAACCGCTGAGCGGCGGGCGTGTGGCTGTGGGGCTTTTCAACCGGAGCTGGAGCGTGCGTGATGTCTCGGTCGACCTGGAGAAGATTGGGTTTAAGGGCAACGCGAAAGTGTGGAATGTATGGCAGGGGAAGGATATGGGGCGACGCTCGGGAGTTTACACGTCGAGGATTCCAAAGCACGGGGTGACTCTGCTGGTGGTTAGCAAATAA
- a CDS encoding sulfatase-like hydrolase/transferase: MNRRNFIELMGTGIVAAGKPLPLEALAPRSSGRPNFIFMICDDLAFRTIGSLNNPEVHTPNIDKLAASGCAFTHCFHQGSWSPAVCTPSRTMLNSGLSAFHAEAGLDEVHLWGQTLGAAGYDTYICGKWHLDPTALQRSFKEMGPIGPGMFESTPMAGAAYNRPSPGNHWEPWDKTQKGHWLHTDLWRNEHPDRIEHADVLYNDYFVDHLLNKAAKRNAPFFMYLGFNSPHDPRQSFKEDLALYPQEDIQVPPNFLPEHLFDQGDSRIRDEVLAPFPRTKEAVQLHRREYYALITLVDQQVGRVMEALAQSGKADNTYIILTADHGLAVGEHGLMGKQNLYDCSIRMPLIISGPGITPGKRVDELVYQHSAYATTCELAGVLVPQTVEFPSLVPLLHGGGKPVHEAVFCYYRDFQRMVRTRKHKLILYPKIKRIQLFDIENDPWEIHDLSADSSHAETRREMTERLVKMQQELGDPLLQADSSS, translated from the coding sequence ATGAATCGTCGAAATTTTATAGAACTGATGGGCACAGGAATCGTCGCTGCCGGAAAGCCTCTGCCACTCGAAGCATTGGCGCCGCGAAGCTCGGGGCGGCCAAATTTTATCTTTATGATTTGCGACGATCTTGCCTTTCGGACCATAGGGTCGCTCAATAATCCCGAGGTTCATACTCCCAATATCGATAAGCTCGCCGCATCAGGATGCGCCTTTACCCACTGCTTTCATCAAGGCTCGTGGAGCCCCGCGGTCTGCACGCCCAGTCGCACCATGCTTAATAGCGGTCTCAGCGCCTTTCATGCCGAAGCCGGACTCGATGAGGTTCATCTGTGGGGACAGACGCTCGGCGCAGCAGGATATGACACCTACATCTGCGGAAAGTGGCATCTCGATCCCACAGCGCTACAGCGCAGCTTTAAGGAGATGGGCCCGATTGGACCGGGCATGTTTGAGTCCACGCCCATGGCTGGGGCTGCATACAATCGCCCCAGCCCAGGCAACCACTGGGAGCCATGGGACAAGACACAGAAAGGACATTGGCTACACACCGACCTGTGGCGTAACGAGCACCCTGACCGTATCGAGCACGCTGATGTTCTCTACAACGACTACTTCGTCGATCATCTGCTGAATAAGGCCGCGAAGCGCAATGCTCCGTTCTTCATGTATCTCGGCTTCAACTCTCCGCACGACCCGCGTCAGTCATTCAAAGAAGACCTTGCGCTTTACCCGCAGGAAGACATTCAAGTCCCGCCAAATTTTCTTCCCGAGCACCTCTTCGATCAGGGCGATAGCCGCATCCGTGATGAGGTGCTTGCTCCCTTCCCTCGTACGAAAGAGGCCGTGCAACTGCATCGGCGCGAATACTACGCCCTGATCACGCTGGTTGATCAACAGGTAGGACGCGTCATGGAGGCGCTGGCCCAATCAGGGAAGGCAGACAACACCTACATCATCCTAACTGCGGACCATGGACTTGCCGTGGGCGAACACGGATTGATGGGTAAGCAGAATTTGTATGACTGCAGCATCCGCATGCCGCTCATCATCTCAGGGCCGGGCATTACTCCTGGCAAGCGAGTCGATGAACTTGTCTACCAGCACAGCGCATACGCTACAACGTGCGAGCTGGCCGGTGTGTTGGTTCCGCAGACCGTCGAATTCCCGAGCCTTGTGCCTCTGCTGCACGGCGGCGGCAAACCGGTTCACGAAGCTGTGTTTTGCTACTATCGCGATTTTCAGAGGATGGTCCGCACCAGAAAACATAAGTTGATCCTCTATCCCAAGATCAAGCGCATACAGCTCTTTGATATCGAGAATGATCCGTGGGAGATTCATGATCTCTCTGCAGATTCAAGCCATGCAGAGACGAGACGCGAGATGACTGAACGGCTGGTCAAAATGCAGCAGGAACTAGGCGATCCCCTGTTACAGGCTGACAGCAGTTCTTAA
- a CDS encoding sugar-binding transcriptional regulator: MSRSAELRLMTKIARLYYEQGLRQQAITDRLSIHQSTISRLLKRARSEGVVRISVAIPNGVFTEMEQALEERYGIQEAVVVDTLNHEENIARDLGTAAAFWIETRLKPGMVIGISSWSRSLIAMLDSLHQNDQGRDGTVVQILGGVGNTGSQYHANRLAHDLASRIKATPILLQAPAVVATAGARDVLSRDPAVKVVSNLFKKLDVALVGVGAVQPSSLLASSGNVFSVAELKKMQALGAVGDICLRFFDAQGAPIKSTLMDRVIGIDLPTLKKAKTVVGIAGGGRKLPAIHAALLGGWINVLITDRHTAEQLLSHKDKA, from the coding sequence ATGTCCAGATCAGCTGAACTGCGTCTGATGACGAAGATAGCCCGGCTCTACTATGAGCAAGGTTTGCGCCAACAGGCCATCACGGATCGATTGAGCATTCATCAATCGACGATCTCCAGGCTTTTGAAGCGTGCGCGGTCGGAAGGCGTCGTGCGTATCAGCGTGGCTATTCCAAATGGCGTTTTTACAGAGATGGAACAAGCACTGGAGGAGCGTTATGGCATTCAGGAAGCCGTCGTGGTAGATACGCTCAATCACGAGGAAAATATTGCACGGGATCTGGGCACGGCTGCGGCATTCTGGATCGAGACTCGTCTCAAGCCTGGCATGGTCATTGGCATCTCTTCGTGGAGCCGTTCGCTCATCGCAATGTTGGACTCACTGCACCAGAATGATCAGGGACGTGATGGCACGGTTGTCCAGATTCTTGGCGGTGTGGGAAATACGGGCAGCCAATATCATGCGAACCGATTGGCACACGATCTCGCCTCGCGGATTAAGGCGACTCCGATATTGCTGCAGGCGCCTGCCGTTGTAGCGACTGCCGGGGCGCGTGATGTTCTTTCGAGAGATCCTGCTGTGAAGGTCGTATCGAATCTGTTCAAGAAGCTTGATGTCGCGTTGGTGGGAGTTGGCGCTGTGCAGCCGTCGTCGCTGCTTGCCAGCAGCGGAAATGTGTTTTCTGTGGCGGAGTTGAAGAAGATGCAGGCTCTTGGCGCTGTCGGTGACATTTGTCTTCGCTTTTTCGATGCGCAAGGCGCGCCGATTAAATCGACGCTCATGGACCGCGTGATTGGGATCGATCTGCCGACGTTGAAGAAGGCAAAGACTGTTGTAGGCATTGCTGGTGGTGGCAGGAAACTCCCGGCTATTCATGCGGCACTGCTGGGCGGTTGGATCAACGTTCTGATCACCGACCGGCACACAGCGGAGCAACTGTTGTCTCATAAGGACAAGGCCTAA
- a CDS encoding adenine nucleotide alpha hydrolase yields the protein MKKILLSWSGGKDSAWALHLLRQAGKLEVGALLTTVNEKFRRVAIHGFREELLNRQAELTGLPLWKVDLPFPCSNEAYEERMAAVCARAVQEGFSGIAFGDLFLEDIRAYRVARLAGTGLEPIFPVWGIPTGQLAGEMMAGGLRARLTCVDPRKVPAEFAGREWDASLLGELPDGVDPCGENGEFHSFCYAGPMFAREIPVAAGERVMRDGFSYAELV from the coding sequence ATGAAGAAGATTCTTTTGAGCTGGAGTGGAGGAAAGGACTCGGCATGGGCGCTTCACCTATTGCGTCAGGCCGGCAAGTTAGAGGTGGGAGCACTGCTGACGACGGTGAACGAGAAGTTTCGCCGTGTAGCGATCCATGGGTTCCGCGAGGAGTTGCTGAATAGGCAGGCGGAGCTGACAGGGCTGCCGCTGTGGAAGGTGGATCTTCCATTTCCGTGCTCGAACGAGGCGTATGAGGAGCGGATGGCCGCGGTATGCGCGCGGGCTGTGCAAGAGGGTTTTTCAGGGATCGCATTCGGAGACCTCTTTCTGGAGGACATCCGGGCATACCGGGTCGCGCGGCTGGCGGGGACGGGGTTGGAGCCGATCTTTCCGGTTTGGGGGATTCCGACGGGCCAGCTGGCGGGGGAGATGATGGCAGGTGGGCTGCGAGCACGATTGACGTGTGTTGACCCTCGCAAGGTTCCGGCGGAATTTGCGGGTCGCGAGTGGGACGCTTCCCTGCTTGGTGAGCTACCGGATGGAGTCGATCCATGCGGCGAGAACGGTGAGTTTCACTCTTTCTGCTACGCCGGGCCGATGTTCGCCAGAGAGATCCCAGTGGCAGCCGGCGAGCGAGTGATGCGAGACGGGTTCAGCTACGCAGAACTGGTTTGA
- a CDS encoding YXWGXW repeat-containing protein, translated as MKKFLLSAVCAALLSTGVAMAQVSIRIGPPPPPREVVPVRPVGHPDWVWQQGYQRWDGRRYVWVPGTYVAPPYRGARWVPGHWRNGGPRGWVWVPGHWRRR; from the coding sequence ATGAAGAAATTTTTGCTTTCCGCCGTGTGCGCTGCTTTGCTGTCGACAGGCGTCGCCATGGCGCAGGTATCGATTCGCATTGGTCCGCCGCCACCGCCGCGCGAGGTGGTTCCAGTGCGGCCTGTCGGGCATCCGGACTGGGTATGGCAGCAGGGTTATCAGCGCTGGGACGGACGACGTTATGTCTGGGTTCCAGGCACATATGTCGCCCCACCCTATCGCGGAGCACGCTGGGTTCCTGGCCACTGGCGCAATGGCGGACCGCGCGGCTGGGTCTGGGTCCCCGGCCACTGGCGTCGTCGTTAA
- a CDS encoding KdsC family phosphatase, protein MTAEARAKNIKVLIFDVDGVLTDGQIFVIPGSDGHGIEAKGFCAHDGLGISLGRMGGLRIGIITKRQSRTVAIRANDLKLEFVYQGQAHKMDAINEILAKTHIGISQLCYVGDDIIDLPVMRQCGLAIAPANARAEVKAIAHYVTPNRGGFGAGRDAIDFILSAQGTLQKVVEQYLDESSSNAATADVGVGNM, encoded by the coding sequence ATGACCGCTGAAGCTCGCGCAAAAAATATCAAAGTTCTCATCTTCGACGTTGACGGCGTTCTCACCGATGGCCAGATCTTCGTCATTCCCGGCTCCGATGGCCACGGCATCGAAGCGAAGGGCTTCTGTGCCCATGATGGTCTAGGCATCTCGCTCGGCCGCATGGGCGGGCTCCGTATCGGCATCATCACCAAGCGCCAGTCGCGCACGGTGGCCATCCGCGCCAACGACCTGAAGCTGGAGTTCGTCTACCAGGGTCAGGCGCACAAGATGGACGCCATCAATGAAATCCTTGCCAAGACGCACATCGGCATCTCGCAGCTCTGCTACGTCGGCGACGACATCATCGACCTGCCTGTGATGCGTCAGTGCGGCCTCGCCATTGCTCCTGCTAATGCGCGCGCCGAGGTCAAGGCCATAGCGCACTACGTCACGCCGAACCGCGGAGGTTTTGGCGCAGGACGCGATGCCATCGATTTCATTCTCTCCGCACAAGGTACGCTGCAGAAAGTGGTCGAGCAGTATCTCGATGAGTCCAGCTCAAACGCTGCTACGGCTGATGTGGGCGTCGGCAACATGTAG
- a CDS encoding DEAD/DEAH box helicase, giving the protein MQAVEIPASLAWAHPVTAEWFVSKFGTPTEPQEQGWPSILAGDATLISAPTGSGKTLAAFLVCIDQLLRAAISGSLAPATQVVYVSPLKALSNDVQKNLNGPLAEIQRLAIERGYLCPEIRTAVRTGDTLAKERAAMLRNPPHILVTTPESLYILLTAAKSREQLRRVRTVIVDEIHAVADDKRGAHLALSLERLDALVTGENRLCAGAHLAGLATPPQRIGLSATQNPIELVAEFLTGAHETRKPATIVQVGQRRELDLAIEVPSDELSSVATNAMWNEIFDKLAACAENHRSTLVFVNTRRLVEKIAFALSERLGAENVAAHHGSLSRTLRLDAEQRLKSGEIKILVATASLEMGIDIGDIDLVCQISSTRAVATAMQRIGRAGHWRGAIPKGRFFSTTRDDLAEQAALIRKMRSGELDQLQIPPEPTDVLMQQIVACCGAEPWEEDALYEVIRGAYPYRNLTRARFDALVDLLANGIESSRGRYGAYLLRDGIHSQLRPRRGARMIAISNGGAIPETNLYGVILQPEGVQIATLDEHFAVDSSPGDVVLLGTSSWRIQRIEAIGRVLVEDAHGAPPTLPFWEGEAPQRTAVLSDGVGELREEISRRTPNVTPGNISQTDSEVAATTKWLMDECGLCQSGAQQLIAYIVNGRAALGAVPSRSTIIAERFFDDGGGMQLILHAPFGGRINKAWGLALRKRFCRGFNFELQAAATDNGINISLAEQHSFPLSDVFQFLTTNTVKELLEQAAIASPIFKTRWRWAANRSLQLLRYSKGKRIAPQIQRTRSEDLLASVFPQAAACFENIEGDIQIPAHPLVDEVMQDTLQEAMDLEGLIEVLDGIHSGAIRCLAIDTPTPSQFAHELLNANPFAYLDEAGLEERRARATTLGRALPEAPGKLDQAAIDEIRRECWPDLRDEHELHDLLLALVALPLSFVDRPEARHWEQFFERLTQTGRAKTIDLNGIPCLVAAERISYCAALSADEQRETAEVTKEMAMKQCVQGWSQILGPTTARSFAALLGLEPPAVFQQFLAMEMQGLLMRGSFEQPAVTEEYDIEWCERRLLQRIHRRTLHTLRKQIEPVTPAVYMRWLLGWQHLAPQTQLAGEDGVLAALHQLEGFEAPAIEWERTLLPARVADYDSRWLDNLCLSGAVGWGRISPHPAWFAGSSSSGDSSAPRRVIPTNAAPITFYVREFADWLPHALAQQSVEEARLQQALSPEALQVRDLLRQRGACFSNDIQRILNFTRAQTQRALWELATAGLAAADGFDQLRAMMDPRRKSATEPIGKRAARSSAGRWSLLSEDLHAAPTRIEQARRTEAALESFARQLLTRYGVLFRDLLARESNAPRWRDLVGILRRLEARGEVRGGRFVSGFSGEQFALPEAVESLRAARHRDSNIIIPVAAADPANLVGIVIPGERVPAVPGKQTLFRNGRLHNESEPEAASFNAENEPHPAMLPATAPERNLGLF; this is encoded by the coding sequence ATGCAGGCCGTCGAAATCCCCGCGTCACTCGCCTGGGCTCATCCGGTCACGGCGGAGTGGTTTGTCAGCAAATTCGGCACTCCCACCGAGCCGCAGGAGCAAGGCTGGCCCAGCATTCTCGCGGGCGACGCAACGCTGATCTCCGCTCCGACTGGCAGCGGCAAAACGCTCGCGGCCTTTCTCGTCTGCATCGATCAACTGCTGCGTGCGGCGATCTCGGGCAGCCTCGCGCCCGCGACGCAGGTGGTCTACGTCAGCCCGCTCAAGGCGCTGTCGAACGACGTGCAGAAGAACCTGAATGGCCCGCTCGCGGAGATTCAGAGGCTTGCCATCGAGCGCGGCTATCTTTGCCCGGAGATTCGCACTGCAGTCCGTACAGGCGACACGCTGGCGAAGGAGCGCGCCGCCATGCTGCGCAATCCTCCGCACATCCTGGTCACAACGCCGGAGTCGCTCTACATTCTTCTGACCGCCGCGAAGTCACGCGAGCAACTGCGACGTGTCCGCACAGTGATTGTTGACGAGATTCACGCCGTTGCCGACGACAAACGCGGCGCGCACCTTGCACTCTCGCTCGAACGGCTCGACGCACTCGTGACGGGAGAGAATCGTCTGTGTGCCGGAGCGCATCTTGCTGGGTTGGCAACGCCGCCACAGCGAATAGGGCTTTCGGCTACGCAGAATCCGATTGAATTGGTGGCAGAGTTTCTCACCGGAGCGCACGAGACGCGCAAGCCGGCCACGATTGTGCAGGTTGGCCAGCGGCGCGAACTGGACCTGGCCATTGAGGTTCCTTCGGATGAACTCAGCTCCGTGGCCACGAATGCCATGTGGAACGAGATCTTCGACAAACTGGCGGCCTGTGCGGAGAATCATCGCTCGACGCTGGTCTTCGTCAATACGCGCCGGCTGGTGGAGAAGATAGCGTTCGCGCTCTCCGAGCGGCTTGGCGCGGAGAATGTCGCAGCGCATCACGGCTCGCTCTCACGCACGTTGCGGTTGGATGCAGAGCAGCGATTGAAGAGCGGCGAGATCAAGATACTCGTCGCCACGGCATCGCTTGAGATGGGCATCGATATAGGAGATATCGATCTCGTCTGCCAGATCAGCAGCACGCGCGCGGTTGCCACGGCGATGCAGCGTATCGGCCGCGCAGGGCACTGGCGTGGGGCGATTCCCAAAGGCCGCTTCTTCAGCACAACACGCGATGATCTCGCAGAACAGGCCGCGCTCATCCGCAAGATGCGCTCGGGCGAACTGGATCAGTTACAGATTCCTCCCGAGCCGACGGACGTTCTGATGCAGCAGATCGTCGCCTGCTGCGGCGCGGAGCCATGGGAAGAAGATGCGCTCTACGAAGTGATTCGGGGCGCGTATCCCTATCGCAATCTCACACGCGCCCGCTTTGACGCGCTGGTCGATCTACTTGCTAACGGTATCGAATCCAGCCGCGGACGCTACGGAGCATATTTGCTGCGCGATGGCATCCACAGCCAACTGCGCCCGCGCCGGGGAGCACGCATGATTGCCATCTCCAACGGCGGCGCGATTCCCGAGACTAACCTCTACGGCGTCATCCTCCAACCCGAAGGCGTGCAGATTGCCACGCTCGACGAGCATTTCGCTGTGGACTCAAGTCCCGGTGATGTCGTTCTGCTCGGCACGTCGAGCTGGCGTATCCAGCGCATCGAGGCTATTGGCCGTGTGCTGGTCGAGGATGCTCACGGTGCGCCACCCACGCTGCCTTTCTGGGAAGGCGAAGCGCCGCAGCGCACTGCTGTGCTCTCGGATGGAGTCGGCGAGCTGCGCGAGGAGATATCACGGCGCACGCCGAATGTTACGCCGGGAAACATCTCGCAGACTGACTCGGAGGTCGCTGCAACGACAAAGTGGCTGATGGATGAGTGTGGCCTGTGCCAGAGCGGTGCGCAGCAGCTTATCGCCTACATTGTCAATGGTCGCGCCGCTCTAGGCGCCGTTCCTTCGCGGAGCACGATTATTGCCGAACGATTTTTCGACGACGGCGGCGGGATGCAACTAATCCTGCACGCCCCCTTCGGGGGCCGCATCAACAAGGCCTGGGGCCTGGCGCTGCGCAAGCGCTTCTGCCGCGGCTTCAACTTCGAGCTACAAGCAGCAGCCACGGACAACGGCATCAACATCTCGCTCGCCGAGCAGCACAGCTTCCCGCTCAGCGATGTCTTCCAGTTCCTCACCACGAACACGGTGAAAGAGCTACTTGAGCAGGCGGCGATTGCCTCACCCATCTTCAAGACACGGTGGCGTTGGGCCGCTAACCGCAGCTTGCAACTGCTGCGCTACTCCAAGGGCAAACGCATCGCGCCGCAGATACAGCGCACACGCTCGGAAGACCTACTGGCCAGTGTCTTTCCGCAGGCCGCTGCCTGTTTCGAGAACATCGAGGGTGACATCCAAATTCCGGCACACCCCTTGGTCGATGAAGTTATGCAGGACACGCTGCAAGAGGCGATGGACCTCGAAGGGCTCATCGAAGTGCTTGATGGTATTCATTCTGGAGCGATTCGCTGTCTCGCTATCGATACGCCTACGCCGTCGCAGTTCGCCCATGAGCTGCTCAATGCCAATCCTTTCGCGTATCTGGATGAGGCTGGCCTTGAAGAACGCCGCGCTCGTGCCACCACACTCGGCCGCGCTCTGCCGGAGGCACCGGGCAAACTCGATCAGGCTGCTATTGACGAGATTCGCCGCGAGTGCTGGCCCGACCTTCGCGACGAGCACGAGCTGCACGATCTTCTGCTTGCTCTCGTCGCACTGCCGCTCTCCTTTGTCGATAGGCCGGAAGCACGCCACTGGGAGCAGTTCTTTGAAAGGCTCACGCAAACCGGACGAGCCAAGACGATAGACCTCAACGGCATTCCATGTTTGGTCGCTGCCGAACGCATCTCATACTGTGCTGCACTCTCTGCGGACGAGCAAAGAGAAACAGCAGAGGTTACAAAAGAAATGGCGATGAAGCAGTGTGTTCAGGGGTGGTCACAAATTCTTGGACCTACGACTGCGCGCTCCTTCGCAGCATTGTTAGGTTTAGAGCCTCCTGCCGTCTTTCAACAATTTCTTGCAATGGAAATGCAGGGCTTGCTGATGCGTGGCTCTTTCGAGCAGCCGGCAGTTACAGAAGAATACGATATTGAGTGGTGCGAACGACGACTTCTGCAGCGCATTCATCGCCGCACACTGCACACGTTGCGCAAGCAGATCGAGCCTGTCACTCCTGCCGTCTATATGCGTTGGCTGCTCGGCTGGCAGCACCTTGCGCCGCAGACGCAGCTCGCTGGCGAAGACGGCGTGCTCGCCGCGCTGCATCAGCTCGAAGGTTTCGAGGCTCCGGCAATCGAGTGGGAGCGCACGCTGCTTCCTGCGCGCGTCGCGGACTATGATTCGCGCTGGCTGGATAACCTTTGTCTTTCCGGCGCAGTTGGTTGGGGACGCATCTCGCCGCACCCGGCATGGTTTGCGGGCAGTAGTTCCTCCGGCGATTCGTCAGCGCCGCGCCGCGTCATTCCAACCAACGCCGCGCCCATCACGTTCTACGTGCGCGAATTCGCCGATTGGCTGCCACATGCATTAGCGCAGCAGTCGGTCGAAGAGGCCAGACTCCAGCAAGCTCTCAGCCCCGAGGCCCTACAGGTGCGCGATCTCCTCCGACAGCGAGGAGCGTGTTTCTCCAACGACATTCAGCGCATTCTCAACTTTACGCGCGCACAGACACAACGAGCTCTGTGGGAACTTGCCACAGCCGGACTTGCTGCAGCCGATGGCTTCGATCAGCTTCGAGCCATGATGGATCCGCGCCGCAAATCCGCTACAGAGCCCATAGGCAAACGCGCGGCGCGCAGTTCCGCAGGCCGCTGGTCGTTGCTCTCGGAGGATTTGCACGCCGCACCTACGCGTATCGAACAGGCTCGCCGCACTGAAGCTGCGCTCGAATCCTTTGCGCGACAACTTCTTACCCGCTACGGTGTGCTCTTCCGTGATCTGCTGGCACGCGAGTCCAACGCACCTCGCTGGCGCGATCTTGTTGGAATCCTGCGCCGTCTTGAAGCGCGTGGCGAAGTTCGCGGGGGCCGCTTTGTTTCGGGCTTCAGTGGCGAACAATTCGCGTTGCCGGAGGCTGTCGAATCGCTGCGCGCTGCTCGTCATCGCGATAGCAATATCATTATTCCCGTTGCGGCTGCTGACCCTGCGAACCTCGTCGGCATTGTTATCCCCGGCGAGCGTGTGCCCGCCGTCCCCGGTAAACAGACCTTGTTTCGTAACGGAAGATTGCACAACGAATCTGAGCCCGAAGCCGCGTCGTTCAATGCTGAAAACGAGCCTCATCCGGCGATGCTGCCAGCAACCGCTCCCGAACGCAATCTAGGATTGTTCTAG
- a CDS encoding DUF5522 domain-containing protein codes for MQTERIRKAESSEPANLDPGDFYYEGQYLVFTTQYHLKRGYCCNSNCRHCPYR; via the coding sequence ATGCAGACTGAAAGGATCCGCAAGGCCGAGTCATCAGAGCCTGCAAATCTCGACCCTGGAGATTTTTATTACGAAGGACAATACCTAGTCTTCACTACCCAATATCATTTGAAGCGCGGGTACTGTTGCAACTCAAACTGCAGGCACTGTCCGTATCGTTAG
- a CDS encoding tetratricopeptide repeat protein: MSIAAAQPGVQQDSLTPDQLRAFEHSSPQWPDIQAHLPDPMIGSPQQLEMAGDVLRARRFPQDALDYYMYAMRRGGKEVPLLNKMGITELGLGHSQRARTYFKEVIKLKKKDAEGWNNLGAVEYVMGEESNAIFDYKRAIKLDKKGASFHSNLATAYLEDKNWSGARREYAIALRLDPEIFDRSNSLGVTARMLTTDDHARFCYELARIFAVRGDDVQMLHYLTMASEGGFDVLEAMSHDQVMEHLRKDPRVLLLVHNARALRTGRASVENVPGALPPLSSQPEVQHE, from the coding sequence ATGTCGATCGCTGCAGCTCAGCCGGGCGTACAGCAGGACAGCCTAACTCCTGATCAGCTTCGTGCCTTTGAACACAGCAGTCCGCAGTGGCCGGATATTCAGGCCCACCTGCCTGATCCAATGATCGGAAGCCCTCAACAATTAGAAATGGCCGGGGACGTGCTTCGCGCCAGACGTTTCCCGCAGGATGCGCTTGACTACTACATGTATGCCATGCGGCGCGGCGGCAAAGAGGTTCCCCTCTTGAACAAGATGGGGATTACCGAGCTTGGCCTCGGGCACTCTCAACGTGCACGTACCTACTTCAAAGAAGTGATCAAGCTGAAGAAGAAAGATGCAGAGGGATGGAACAACCTCGGCGCGGTTGAATACGTGATGGGCGAGGAGTCGAACGCAATCTTTGACTACAAGCGCGCCATCAAGCTGGACAAGAAAGGCGCCAGTTTCCACTCCAACCTCGCGACCGCCTATCTCGAAGACAAAAACTGGAGCGGAGCACGCAGAGAATATGCGATCGCGCTCAGACTCGATCCGGAGATATTCGATCGCTCGAATAGTCTGGGCGTAACGGCCCGCATGTTGACAACCGACGACCACGCCCGCTTTTGCTACGAGCTTGCCAGGATATTTGCGGTGCGCGGCGACGATGTGCAGATGCTGCACTATCTGACGATGGCGAGCGAGGGTGGCTTCGACGTGCTCGAAGCCATGAGCCATGACCAAGTCATGGAACACCTCCGCAAAGACCCGCGCGTGCTGCTGCTGGTGCACAATGCGCGTGCGTTGAGAACCGGACGAGCGTCTGTCGAAAACGTGCCAGGAGCACTTCCTCCTCTGTCTTCGCAGCCCGAGGTCCAGCACGAATGA